AATCGTTGAAGTAAGCGACGAAATTGACATTGATAGTTCAAAGCCGTTCGTAGTAATTGATATTAGTGCACAGCAAGCGACGGTATTAACCAGTTCTGCGGTAACGAATATTGAACTGTTTGCTCAGGCTTCTGGTCTTGTGCAGCCCAATGACATCACCTACACCCTGTTAAGCTCTTATCTAGGCTGCGACTCCCTTGCTCAACAAAGTATGCTGGCATCGAACATTAAAACTCGCTCTCATGCAGAAGGCGTTAACTTTACGCAGGGTGTCTTAGTTGCCTTCAAAAAAGACAAAATCACCTTAGTCAATCAAGATGGTAGCTTCAAGCAGATGTCAGCGAAGGAGGGCTTTGTTTTGAACGGTAATTTAGATATTCCATTTTTAATCCAAAGTATTAAGACATTAAAAAAATTCACGGCTCCTGAAGCACAGTAACCTTGAACAAAGCTAGATCTCATCTATGTTTAACTAGATATTGACTGTTACTGCAAGGATGCCAGATGCAATTGTATCTTAAATTACTTACACTGATTTTTATCTGCTCACCTAGTTTCGCAACAACAACGGTGCACTACTACAAATGTACCACCGACAGAGGCATCGTTTTTAGCCAATTCCCCTGCTCGGCTAATGCGGCCCAGCATACGATAACCACATCCGATCCTAAAGCCTCGGCTCCCTCAGAACAGCATTATAAAACGCTAAATAATTTGGAACGTAACCAAATTGCAAAAAGAACAAAGCGTGCACTTAGAGCCAAGCACCATGAAAAAGCCATGCTCAACCGTAAAAGAGATACCGC
This genomic interval from Pseudoalteromonas galatheae contains the following:
- a CDS encoding DUF4094 domain-containing protein, producing MQLYLKLLTLIFICSPSFATTTVHYYKCTTDRGIVFSQFPCSANAAQHTITTSDPKASAPSEQHYKTLNNLERNQIAKRTKRALRAKHHEKAMLNRKRDTAVREQQDKLTKLMNEDRRKKVVRQVKKEIKAINKAHAKAIKSLEKEISKLEKQLKAYE